In Haloarchaeobius litoreus, the following are encoded in one genomic region:
- a CDS encoding acyl-CoA carboxylase subunit beta has translation MEDRIEELEELREEALLGGGEDRIESQHEKDKMTARERIEYFLDDGTFHEFDQLRTHDSHNFGMEERKILGDGVVTGYGDVDGRKVFVFAHDFTVFGGSLGEVFAEKITKVMDMAMEVGAPIVGLNDSAGARIQEGVNSLAGFTNIFHRNQLASGVVPQISCIMGPCAGGAVYSPSITDFIFMVEDSAHMYITGPGVIKTVTGEEVTQEELGGAKTHTSKTGVAQFACESDEAALDRIRDLLSYLPSNNVEDPPRVEPWDDPNREDDRLLDIVPDSPQKPYDMVDVIGSIVDEGSFLEVAENFAKNIVVGFGRLDGHSVGVVANQPRVNAGTLTVDASMKGSRFVRFCDSFNIPIVTLVDVPGYMPGTEQEHRGIIRHGAKLLYAYSEATVPLLTVITRKAYGGAYCVMASKNLGADVNYAWPTAEIAVMGPQGAVNILYREELAEAENPDELRDELIEEYREEFANPYTATDQGFLDDVIEPTETRSRLVDDLDMLLSKREDQPDKKHGNIPL, from the coding sequence ATGGAGGACCGCATCGAGGAACTCGAGGAACTGCGCGAGGAGGCCCTGCTGGGCGGCGGCGAGGACCGCATCGAGTCCCAGCACGAGAAGGACAAGATGACCGCTCGCGAGCGCATCGAGTACTTCCTCGACGACGGCACCTTCCACGAGTTCGACCAGCTGCGCACCCACGACTCCCACAACTTCGGGATGGAGGAGCGCAAGATACTCGGCGACGGCGTCGTCACCGGCTACGGCGACGTCGACGGCCGCAAGGTGTTCGTCTTCGCCCACGACTTCACCGTCTTCGGCGGCTCGCTCGGCGAGGTGTTCGCCGAGAAGATCACGAAGGTGATGGACATGGCGATGGAGGTCGGCGCGCCGATCGTCGGCCTGAACGACTCCGCCGGCGCGCGAATCCAGGAGGGCGTGAACTCGCTCGCGGGCTTCACCAACATCTTCCACCGCAACCAGCTCGCCTCCGGCGTCGTCCCGCAGATCTCCTGCATCATGGGGCCGTGCGCGGGCGGGGCCGTGTACTCCCCCTCCATCACGGACTTCATCTTCATGGTCGAGGACAGCGCCCACATGTACATCACCGGGCCGGGCGTCATCAAGACAGTCACCGGCGAGGAGGTGACACAGGAGGAACTCGGCGGGGCCAAGACACACACCAGCAAGACGGGCGTCGCGCAGTTCGCCTGCGAGTCCGACGAGGCCGCGCTCGACCGCATCCGCGACCTGCTCTCGTACCTCCCCTCGAACAACGTCGAGGACCCGCCGCGCGTCGAGCCGTGGGACGACCCGAACCGCGAGGACGACCGGCTGCTCGACATCGTGCCGGACAGCCCGCAGAAGCCCTACGACATGGTCGACGTCATCGGCTCCATCGTCGACGAGGGCTCGTTCCTCGAGGTCGCCGAGAACTTCGCGAAGAACATCGTCGTCGGCTTCGGCCGGCTCGACGGCCACAGCGTCGGCGTCGTCGCCAACCAGCCCCGGGTGAACGCGGGCACGCTCACCGTCGACGCCTCGATGAAGGGCTCGCGGTTCGTCCGCTTCTGTGACTCGTTCAACATCCCCATCGTGACGCTCGTCGACGTGCCCGGCTACATGCCCGGCACCGAACAGGAGCACCGGGGCATCATCCGCCACGGCGCGAAGCTCCTCTATGCGTACTCCGAGGCCACCGTCCCGCTGCTCACCGTCATCACGCGGAAGGCCTACGGCGGCGCGTACTGCGTCATGGCCTCGAAGAACCTCGGTGCGGACGTGAACTACGCCTGGCCGACCGCCGAGATCGCGGTCATGGGCCCGCAGGGCGCGGTCAACATCCTCTACCGCGAGGAGCTCGCGGAGGCCGAGAACCCCGACGAGCTGCGCGACGAGCTCATCGAGGAGTACCGCGAGGAGTTCGCGAACCCCTACACGGCGACCGACCAGGGCTTCCTCGACGACGTCATCGAGCCGACGGAGACGCGCTCGCGGCTCGTCGACGACCTCGACATGCTGCTCTCGAAGCGCGAGGACCAGCCCGACAAGAAACACGGCAACATCCCGCTGTAG
- a CDS encoding sodium-dependent transporter, producing MARESWTGRIGFVLAAAGSAVGLGNLWRFPWMTAENGGSAFLLVYLGIVLAVGVPGLLAEFVIGRRSQKSPVGALRDLSGSRNWGHVGLLSVVAGLVLLSFYSVVGGWILRYLVASPTGAYFDNPGAYFGAISFGPTAAAFHVLFLALTAGVVYGGVRDGIERATTVMMPIVFLALIGLSVWVSGLSGASEAYTFYLSFDLDAIQASFLDIVLAAAGQALFTLSVGAGTMITYASYVAEDRSLPADATLVAVLNTAVGVLAGLVVFPLLFSTPGADVETSGPGALFVGVARAFSELPVGRLAAFGFFAVVALAALSSSISMLEIVVAYLVDERDRSRQEAVVGVGAVVLVTGTASAFTPELFEALAGPVVDFVLTTGLFAFVVFAAWVLGGDAIDEFVRGTQFSSGLADAWRLLVGVVIPPFLAFTLLVGVFELLGVTLPSWQLGLAGTVVAATVVAFVRWTRDGYAAAA from the coding sequence ATGGCACGTGAATCGTGGACGGGGCGTATCGGCTTCGTCCTCGCCGCCGCTGGCAGCGCAGTCGGACTGGGGAACCTCTGGCGGTTCCCGTGGATGACCGCCGAGAACGGCGGGAGCGCGTTCTTGCTCGTCTACCTCGGCATCGTCCTCGCGGTCGGTGTCCCCGGCCTGCTCGCGGAGTTCGTCATCGGCCGTCGCTCGCAGAAGAGCCCCGTCGGCGCGCTGCGGGACCTCTCCGGCTCGCGCAACTGGGGGCACGTCGGTCTCCTGAGCGTCGTCGCCGGGCTCGTCCTGCTCTCGTTCTACAGCGTCGTCGGCGGCTGGATTCTCCGCTACCTCGTCGCCTCGCCGACGGGCGCGTACTTCGACAACCCCGGCGCGTACTTCGGCGCCATCTCGTTCGGGCCGACGGCCGCCGCGTTCCACGTCCTGTTCCTCGCGCTCACCGCGGGCGTCGTCTACGGCGGCGTGCGCGACGGCATCGAGCGCGCGACGACGGTGATGATGCCCATCGTCTTCCTCGCGCTCATCGGGCTCTCCGTGTGGGTCAGCGGGCTCTCCGGTGCGTCGGAGGCGTACACGTTCTACCTCTCGTTCGACCTCGACGCGATCCAGGCGAGCTTCCTCGACATCGTCCTCGCGGCCGCCGGGCAGGCCCTGTTCACCCTCTCCGTCGGCGCTGGCACGATGATAACCTACGCGAGCTACGTCGCCGAGGACCGCTCGCTCCCGGCGGACGCGACCCTCGTCGCGGTGCTAAACACCGCCGTCGGCGTGCTCGCCGGGCTCGTCGTCTTCCCGCTGCTGTTCTCGACGCCCGGCGCGGACGTCGAGACCAGCGGCCCGGGTGCGCTGTTCGTCGGCGTCGCCAGGGCGTTCTCCGAGCTCCCGGTCGGTCGCCTCGCCGCTTTCGGCTTCTTCGCGGTCGTCGCGCTCGCCGCGCTCTCGTCGTCCATCAGCATGCTCGAGATCGTCGTCGCGTACCTCGTCGACGAGCGCGACCGCAGCCGGCAGGAGGCGGTCGTCGGCGTCGGCGCGGTCGTCCTCGTCACCGGGACCGCCAGCGCGTTCACCCCCGAACTGTTCGAAGCACTCGCCGGTCCCGTCGTCGACTTCGTGCTCACGACCGGGCTGTTCGCGTTCGTCGTCTTCGCCGCGTGGGTGCTGGGTGGCGACGCCATCGACGAGTTCGTCCGCGGGACGCAGTTCTCGTCCGGGCTCGCCGACGCCTGGCGGCTCCTCGTCGGGGTCGTCATCCCGCCGTTCCTCGCCTTCACGCTGCTCGTAGGCGTGTTCGAACTGCTGGGCGTCACGCTCCCGTCGTGGCAGCTCGGGCTCGCGGGGACCGTCGTCGCCGCCACGGTGGTCGCCTTCGTCCGCTGGACCCGCGACGGCTACGCTGCCGCCGCCTGA
- a CDS encoding alpha/beta fold hydrolase: MSPPPDDLGPATEMYRHRADTLVDDRGDGPALVLSHGTLMDRTMFRPQQDALADDYRVVAYDNRARTDNWRGPYDLDDLTDDCRTLLDALGVDSCVLGGMSMGGFMALRFALRYPDSLDGLVLIDSMAQPHPEADRERYGGMVDRAKAADELPPDLAEVVAHILFGPTTNEEHPELVDAWKNRWLTYPGEAVHDEVHSWLNRPGVVDRLDEIDVPTLVVHGAEDLSIDPEYGESMADAIPDARFVEVPGAGHSSNVENPEVVNDALREFLDEVY; the protein is encoded by the coding sequence ATGTCACCACCACCCGACGACCTCGGGCCTGCCACGGAGATGTACCGCCACCGGGCGGACACGCTCGTCGACGACCGGGGCGACGGGCCCGCGCTCGTGCTCAGCCACGGGACGCTGATGGACCGGACGATGTTCCGACCGCAGCAGGATGCCCTCGCCGACGACTACCGCGTCGTCGCCTACGACAACCGCGCCCGCACCGACAACTGGCGGGGACCCTACGACCTCGACGACCTGACCGACGACTGCCGGACGCTGCTCGACGCGCTCGGGGTCGACTCCTGTGTCCTCGGCGGGATGTCGATGGGTGGGTTCATGGCGCTCCGGTTCGCGCTGCGCTACCCCGACAGCCTCGACGGCCTCGTCCTGATAGACAGCATGGCCCAACCCCACCCCGAGGCGGACCGCGAGCGCTACGGCGGGATGGTCGACCGCGCGAAGGCCGCCGACGAGCTGCCCCCGGACCTCGCCGAGGTCGTCGCACACATCCTGTTCGGGCCGACGACGAACGAGGAGCACCCGGAACTCGTGGACGCCTGGAAGAACCGCTGGCTCACCTACCCCGGCGAGGCGGTCCACGACGAGGTGCACTCGTGGCTGAATCGCCCGGGGGTCGTTGACCGACTCGACGAGATCGACGTGCCGACGCTCGTCGTCCACGGCGCGGAGGACCTCTCCATCGACCCCGAGTACGGCGAGTCGATGGCCGACGCCATCCCCGACGCCCGGTTCGTCGAGGTCCCCGGGGCCGGCCACTCCTCGAACGTGGAGAACCCCGAGGTCGTGAACGATGCACTCCGGGAGTTCCTCGACGAGGTGTACTGA
- a CDS encoding YcaO-like family protein, protein MDVRIAGDGPAAEAVAAALADTDAEASPERVAPDGIAGADLAVVVAPTGDDALVTANETADGPWLAVELGGIGGYPVAGVDAAVTGLAPGRGCFDCLRARVGSNASEMDDGTVDRPTARLAGAVAGSEAAVAVDDGDDTTTDDLVGRIHELPHEDRRFLAVPGCCGTTDDQLRRDHADVSLDEALERAERTLDGRVGLVSDIGELESFPAPYYLATTAETSVYSDASAPGQAAGVADDWNAAFMKAVGEALERYSAAIYRNSEFEQAPPAMVGNGVSPDEVVRADDAPTVDPDAAIPWTTATDLATDERVPIPAELVHFPPPEERYTSAITTGLGLGTSGADALVAGLTEVVERDATMLAWYSTFEPLELRVDDEDYERLARRARAEDLETTALLVTQDVDVPVVAVAVHDEDGDWPRFAVGSDAALDPVDAARSALAEALQNWMELRSMGRADANQESGAIGRFADFPSAATDFLDAGGPIPASSVGPDDAPSGTAAVDALVERVTDAGLTPYASRLTPPDVETAGFEAVRVVVPGAQPLFTDDPAFGARADTVPESLGFEARLNRQHHPYP, encoded by the coding sequence ATGGACGTACGAATCGCGGGTGACGGACCGGCCGCCGAGGCGGTCGCGGCCGCGCTGGCGGACACGGACGCCGAGGCGTCGCCGGAGCGGGTCGCCCCCGACGGCATCGCCGGCGCGGACCTGGCGGTCGTCGTCGCGCCGACCGGGGACGACGCCCTCGTAACGGCAAACGAGACCGCCGACGGACCGTGGCTGGCGGTCGAACTGGGCGGCATCGGTGGCTATCCGGTCGCGGGGGTCGACGCCGCCGTGACCGGACTCGCGCCGGGCCGGGGCTGTTTCGACTGCCTGCGTGCGAGAGTCGGCTCGAACGCGAGCGAGATGGACGACGGGACCGTCGACCGGCCGACGGCGCGGCTCGCGGGTGCAGTCGCCGGGAGCGAGGCCGCCGTGGCCGTCGACGACGGGGACGACACGACGACAGACGACCTGGTCGGTCGCATCCACGAGCTCCCGCACGAGGACCGCCGCTTCCTGGCGGTTCCGGGCTGCTGTGGCACCACCGACGACCAGCTCAGGCGCGACCACGCCGACGTGAGCCTCGACGAGGCCCTCGAACGCGCCGAGCGAACCCTCGACGGGCGCGTCGGACTCGTCAGCGACATCGGCGAGCTGGAGTCGTTCCCGGCACCGTACTACCTCGCGACGACGGCAGAGACGTCCGTCTACTCCGACGCGAGCGCGCCCGGGCAGGCCGCCGGCGTCGCCGACGACTGGAACGCGGCGTTCATGAAGGCCGTCGGCGAGGCCCTCGAACGGTACAGCGCGGCAATCTACCGGAACTCGGAGTTCGAGCAGGCACCCCCGGCCATGGTCGGCAACGGCGTCTCGCCCGACGAGGTCGTCAGGGCCGACGACGCCCCGACGGTCGACCCCGACGCAGCGATCCCGTGGACGACGGCGACGGACCTCGCGACCGACGAGCGGGTCCCTATCCCGGCCGAACTCGTGCACTTCCCGCCGCCGGAGGAGCGCTACACGTCGGCAATCACGACCGGGCTGGGGCTCGGCACCTCGGGGGCCGACGCGCTCGTCGCCGGGCTCACGGAGGTCGTCGAGCGCGACGCGACGATGCTCGCGTGGTACTCGACGTTCGAGCCGCTCGAACTGCGCGTCGACGACGAGGACTACGAACGGCTGGCGCGACGCGCCCGCGCCGAGGACCTGGAGACGACCGCGCTGCTCGTCACGCAGGACGTGGACGTCCCGGTGGTCGCGGTCGCGGTCCACGACGAGGACGGCGACTGGCCGCGGTTCGCGGTGGGCTCGGACGCCGCGCTCGACCCGGTCGACGCCGCGCGGTCGGCGCTGGCCGAGGCGCTCCAGAACTGGATGGAGCTGCGCTCGATGGGCCGGGCCGACGCGAACCAGGAGTCCGGTGCGATCGGCCGGTTCGCGGACTTCCCCTCGGCGGCGACGGACTTCCTCGACGCCGGTGGCCCGATCCCGGCGAGCAGCGTCGGGCCGGACGACGCACCGTCCGGGACGGCCGCGGTCGACGCGCTGGTCGAGCGGGTGACCGACGCCGGGCTGACGCCGTACGCGAGCCGGCTGACACCGCCCGACGTGGAGACGGCGGGCTTCGAGGCGGTCCGGGTCGTGGTGCCGGGCGCACAGCCGCTGTTCACGGACGACCCGGCGTTCGGCGCGCGCGCCGACACGGTGCCGGAATCGCTCGGGTTCGAGGCGCGGCTGAACCGCCAGCACCACCCGTACCCGTGA
- a CDS encoding DUF63 family protein has protein sequence MSDFIDRIGIERAWVGAVGLLTAVFGLGSVLFPRTVYANFVWQYFWGPVYADAHNWNCVAWADGAQVQPQSCGSVPAGLGPVAEPGYTVVSEIGYALILLLMLVGVGLLVKRLRIQRYRALFYGLFPFMFFGGTLRVVEDVNDKARLAAGHSPIFDYPLNSFLISPVIYFTVFFVALAAVVLAVSLAENVVDREFEYPLFAIGSGILAASLVYLGWAAATQPYVSFYPQVTVVVLVGATVVAGGVWYGIETLKPSINAGTGFMGLVVLWAHAIDGVANFVGLNLMPALTGQANLQGKHPVNRFIVDVAGQYLPAYLDAFPFLVVKMVAATFVLWVFDETVFDDSPRFTVMLLVAIVAVGLGPGTRDMVRATLYV, from the coding sequence ATGAGCGACTTCATCGACCGCATCGGCATCGAACGGGCGTGGGTCGGCGCGGTCGGCCTGCTGACGGCCGTGTTCGGCCTCGGGTCGGTGCTGTTCCCGCGTACGGTGTACGCGAACTTCGTCTGGCAGTACTTCTGGGGGCCGGTGTACGCCGACGCACACAACTGGAACTGCGTGGCCTGGGCCGACGGCGCACAGGTCCAGCCCCAGAGCTGTGGGTCGGTCCCCGCGGGCCTCGGGCCGGTGGCCGAACCCGGCTACACCGTCGTGAGCGAGATCGGGTACGCCCTCATCCTCCTGCTGATGCTCGTCGGCGTCGGCCTGCTGGTCAAGCGCCTGCGCATCCAGCGCTACCGGGCGCTGTTCTACGGGCTGTTCCCGTTCATGTTCTTCGGCGGGACCCTCCGGGTCGTCGAGGACGTGAACGACAAGGCCCGTCTCGCGGCAGGCCACTCACCGATCTTCGACTACCCGCTGAACAGCTTCCTCATCAGCCCGGTCATCTACTTCACCGTCTTCTTCGTCGCGCTGGCGGCGGTCGTCCTCGCGGTCTCTCTCGCCGAGAACGTCGTCGACAGGGAGTTCGAGTACCCGCTGTTCGCTATCGGCTCGGGCATCCTCGCCGCGAGCCTCGTCTACCTGGGCTGGGCCGCTGCTACCCAGCCGTACGTCTCCTTCTACCCGCAGGTGACCGTCGTCGTGCTCGTCGGGGCGACGGTCGTCGCGGGCGGGGTCTGGTACGGCATCGAGACGCTCAAACCGAGCATCAACGCGGGCACCGGCTTCATGGGTCTGGTCGTGCTCTGGGCCCACGCCATCGACGGCGTCGCGAACTTCGTCGGTCTGAACCTGATGCCGGCGCTCACCGGCCAGGCGAACCTGCAGGGCAAGCACCCGGTCAACCGGTTCATCGTCGACGTGGCCGGCCAGTACCTGCCCGCCTACCTCGACGCGTTCCCGTTCCTCGTCGTGAAGATGGTCGCCGCCACGTTCGTGCTCTGGGTGTTCGACGAGACGGTGTTCGACGACAGCCCACGCTTCACCGTGATGCTGCTCGTCGCAATCGTCGCCGTCGGCCTCGGCCCCGGCACCCGTGACATGGTCCGCGCGACGCTGTACGTCTAG
- a CDS encoding Lrp/AsnC family transcriptional regulator has translation MELDETDRQILRILQENARTTFSEIARRIDMSSATVHDRVGRLEDAGVIQGYHAKLDPKAIDLGISAIVGLRVEQGREQDTLERLQEIEGVQEVHLTTGEWDVMARVYAEDADALRELMFDRIAQMDGFARSQTMVILGTPHESEELPIAAE, from the coding sequence ATGGAACTCGACGAGACGGACAGACAGATCCTCCGCATCCTCCAGGAGAACGCCCGGACGACGTTCAGCGAGATCGCCCGTCGCATCGACATGTCGAGCGCGACGGTCCACGACCGCGTCGGCCGACTGGAGGACGCCGGCGTCATCCAGGGCTACCACGCGAAGCTCGACCCGAAGGCCATCGACCTCGGCATCTCCGCCATCGTCGGGCTCCGCGTCGAACAGGGCCGCGAGCAGGACACACTGGAGCGGCTGCAGGAGATAGAGGGTGTGCAGGAGGTCCACCTGACGACGGGCGAGTGGGACGTGATGGCCCGCGTGTACGCCGAGGACGCCGACGCGCTGCGGGAGCTGATGTTCGACCGCATCGCCCAGATGGACGGCTTCGCGCGCTCGCAGACGATGGTCATCCTCGGGACGCCCCACGAGTCGGAGGAGCTGCCCATCGCTGCGGAGTAG
- a CDS encoding zinc ribbon domain-containing protein, which translates to MELIDSVRGLFSTDERTFQYVCDRCETEFESTKSDMSSVACPDCRSTKIRAVSPA; encoded by the coding sequence ATGGAGCTCATAGATTCGGTCAGAGGCCTGTTCAGTACCGACGAACGAACGTTCCAGTACGTCTGTGACCGGTGCGAGACGGAGTTCGAGTCCACCAAGTCGGACATGTCGTCCGTGGCGTGTCCCGACTGCCGGTCGACGAAGATACGGGCAGTCTCGCCTGCGTGA
- a CDS encoding inositol monophosphatase family protein, whose protein sequence is MTDYAARARLVERAARSGAAVAEAGFRTDIAVEEKDGKTDVVTQADRDAQREVVSTIRDEFPEDAIVGEEDDELKEVPDSGPAWIIDPIDGTNNYVRGFSVWATSVAAVVDGEPVAAANVLPALDDVYTADDASVALNGDELAVSETSDPERAVACPTIWWPRGRREEYATACREIVERFGDMRRVGCAQAALGMVASGGLEATITNVDANPWDTVAGVHMVRQAGGTVTDLDGERWRHDSIGLVASNGAVHEEALAAAQAVEDVRQG, encoded by the coding sequence ATGACCGACTACGCAGCGCGCGCCCGGCTCGTCGAGCGTGCCGCACGCTCCGGGGCGGCCGTCGCCGAGGCGGGCTTCCGGACCGACATCGCGGTAGAGGAGAAGGACGGGAAGACGGACGTGGTGACCCAGGCGGACCGTGACGCCCAGCGCGAGGTCGTCTCGACCATCCGTGACGAGTTCCCCGAGGACGCCATCGTCGGCGAGGAGGACGACGAGCTGAAGGAGGTACCGGATTCGGGGCCGGCGTGGATCATCGACCCCATCGACGGGACGAACAACTACGTCCGCGGCTTCTCGGTGTGGGCCACGAGCGTCGCGGCGGTCGTCGACGGCGAACCCGTCGCCGCGGCGAACGTCCTGCCCGCACTGGACGACGTCTACACGGCCGACGACGCGAGCGTGGCGCTGAACGGCGACGAGCTCGCGGTCAGCGAGACGAGCGACCCGGAGCGTGCGGTCGCCTGCCCGACAATCTGGTGGCCACGCGGTCGCCGCGAAGAGTACGCGACGGCCTGCCGAGAGATCGTCGAACGGTTCGGCGACATGCGCCGGGTCGGCTGCGCCCAGGCCGCGCTCGGGATGGTCGCCTCGGGCGGGCTGGAGGCGACCATCACCAACGTCGACGCGAACCCGTGGGACACCGTCGCCGGCGTCCACATGGTCCGGCAGGCCGGCGGCACGGTGACCGACCTCGACGGCGAGCGCTGGCGGCACGACAGCATCGGGCTGGTGGCCTCGAACGGCGCGGTCCACGAGGAGGCGCTGGCCGCTGCACAGGCTGTCGAGGACGTGCGGCAGGGGTAG
- a CDS encoding DUF5788 family protein: protein MDDETRRELLHEVRRPSGTVGKDLPDELTVQGTTVDVREFVFDCKRLDTIPESERERIEEVESQLRRERLQRKQRLEDGDITETEGKKLVRSIHGLDRALTALEGLDTPDIEEELRQKKLEDARELLALIR from the coding sequence ATGGACGACGAGACACGCCGTGAGCTCCTCCACGAGGTGCGTCGCCCGTCGGGAACGGTCGGGAAGGACCTGCCCGACGAACTGACCGTGCAGGGGACGACCGTCGACGTGCGCGAGTTCGTCTTCGACTGCAAACGTCTCGACACCATCCCCGAGAGCGAGCGCGAGCGCATCGAGGAAGTGGAGAGCCAGCTCCGGCGGGAGCGGCTCCAGCGAAAGCAGCGGCTGGAGGACGGGGACATCACCGAGACGGAGGGCAAGAAACTCGTCCGAAGCATCCACGGGCTGGACCGGGCACTCACCGCACTCGAGGGGCTGGACACGCCCGACATCGAGGAGGAGCTCCGGCAGAAGAAACTCGAGGACGCACGGGAGCTGCTGGCGCTGATTCGGTAG
- a CDS encoding DUF309 domain-containing protein — protein MDEHTLDTGVAPPATGDPAGWRADRPESNGWEHGTLRRAVIHGVRLYNSGEYHESHDCFEDEWYNYGRGSIESKFLHGMVQVAAGAYKHFDFEDDGGMRSLFRTALQYFQGVPPDYYGVDVLDVRTTLTNALEDPTVLHGWQIELDGGFPTAGEQDFEYAERLE, from the coding sequence ATGGACGAACACACGCTGGACACCGGGGTCGCACCGCCCGCGACGGGCGACCCGGCGGGCTGGCGTGCCGACAGACCGGAGTCCAACGGCTGGGAGCACGGAACGCTCCGGCGCGCGGTCATCCACGGCGTGCGCCTCTACAACAGCGGCGAGTACCACGAGAGCCACGACTGCTTCGAGGACGAGTGGTACAACTACGGCCGCGGCTCCATCGAGTCGAAGTTCCTCCACGGGATGGTGCAGGTGGCCGCCGGCGCGTACAAGCACTTCGACTTCGAGGACGACGGCGGGATGCGGAGCCTGTTCCGGACCGCGCTCCAGTACTTCCAGGGCGTCCCGCCGGACTACTACGGCGTCGACGTGCTCGACGTTCGGACGACGCTCACGAACGCGCTGGAGGACCCGACGGTGCTGCACGGCTGGCAGATCGAACTCGACGGCGGGTTCCCGACCGCGGGCGAACAGGACTTCGAGTACGCCGAGCGGCTGGAGTGA
- a CDS encoding DMT family transporter: MTDIRRYVFALAPLAAAALWGGMYVVSKWSFGSIPPLTLGFLRVAVGAAVLLAVLGLGDGRSTVDRADWPTFVALGAWVTLTNATQFVGTELTTASEASLLTVLTPVATVFLGAVVLGERVTPAKTAGIAIALAGTVAVVAGQYDLAAVGSGSLFGVVLLLAASVAWAAYTVQGVRVVRRYSALAAATYATVASVPMLGALSAVELAGTPGGLASLPTDTTSVLAVLYLGVGATATAWYLWYKGLEYVPAGTISVFFFAQPVVGAALGAALLGETLGPGFAVGGALMALGIWVVSRERADDDGEEESTTA; encoded by the coding sequence GTGACCGACATCAGACGCTACGTCTTCGCGCTCGCCCCGCTCGCAGCGGCCGCGCTGTGGGGCGGGATGTACGTCGTCAGCAAGTGGAGCTTCGGCAGCATCCCGCCGCTCACGCTCGGCTTCCTGCGGGTGGCCGTCGGGGCGGCCGTCCTCCTCGCGGTGCTCGGGCTGGGGGACGGTCGGTCGACGGTCGACCGTGCCGACTGGCCGACGTTCGTCGCGCTCGGTGCCTGGGTCACCCTCACCAACGCCACGCAGTTCGTCGGGACGGAGCTGACCACCGCGAGCGAGGCGTCGTTGCTGACCGTGCTGACGCCCGTCGCGACCGTCTTCCTCGGTGCCGTCGTCCTCGGGGAGCGGGTCACGCCCGCGAAGACCGCCGGCATCGCCATCGCCCTCGCCGGGACGGTGGCCGTCGTCGCCGGCCAGTACGACCTCGCGGCGGTCGGCTCGGGCAGTCTGTTCGGCGTCGTCCTCCTGCTCGCCGCGAGCGTCGCCTGGGCTGCCTACACGGTCCAGGGCGTCCGCGTCGTCCGGCGGTACTCCGCACTCGCGGCCGCGACGTACGCCACCGTCGCCTCGGTGCCGATGCTCGGCGCGCTGTCGGCGGTCGAACTCGCCGGCACGCCCGGTGGGCTGGCGTCGCTCCCGACCGACACCACGTCCGTTCTCGCCGTGCTCTACCTCGGCGTCGGCGCGACCGCGACCGCCTGGTACCTCTGGTACAAGGGCCTGGAGTACGTGCCGGCCGGGACCATCTCGGTGTTCTTCTTCGCCCAGCCGGTCGTCGGCGCGGCCCTCGGCGCGGCCCTGCTCGGCGAGACGCTCGGTCCCGGCTTCGCCGTCGGCGGCGCGCTGATGGCGCTCGGCATCTGGGTCGTCAGCCGCGAGCGGGCGGACGATGACGGGGAAGAGGAGTCGACGACGGCCTGA
- a CDS encoding ABC transporter ATP-binding protein produces the protein MSDQPVLALSDVDSGYGEVQVLTDLSLHLNENEIVCLIGPNGAGKSTVLKTAFGLLTPWTGSVTYHGDEIGGMAPEDIVREGIGYVPQTDNVFSSLTIEENLRMGGVARESGLDRVIQELFDQFPLLDERRKSKARTLSGGQRQVLAFARALVMEPDVLLIDEPSAGLAPNTADEVFGHVQAVNELDTAILMVEQNAKKGLGISDRGYVLDQGTVRFEDAADDLLDNEEVSKLYLGA, from the coding sequence ATGAGCGACCAGCCCGTCCTCGCGCTGTCGGACGTCGACAGCGGCTACGGCGAGGTCCAGGTGCTCACCGACCTCTCGCTGCACCTGAACGAGAACGAGATCGTCTGCCTCATCGGCCCGAACGGGGCCGGCAAGTCGACCGTGCTGAAGACCGCCTTCGGCCTGCTGACGCCGTGGACCGGGTCCGTGACCTACCACGGGGACGAGATCGGCGGGATGGCACCGGAGGACATCGTCCGCGAGGGTATCGGCTACGTCCCGCAGACGGACAACGTGTTCAGCTCGCTCACCATCGAGGAGAACCTCCGAATGGGCGGGGTCGCCCGGGAGAGCGGACTGGACCGGGTCATCCAGGAGCTGTTCGACCAGTTCCCGCTGCTCGACGAGCGCCGGAAGTCGAAGGCGCGCACCCTCTCGGGCGGCCAGCGGCAGGTGCTCGCGTTCGCACGGGCGCTCGTGATGGAGCCCGACGTGCTCCTCATCGACGAGCCGTCCGCCGGGCTCGCGCCCAACACGGCCGACGAGGTGTTCGGGCACGTGCAGGCGGTCAACGAACTCGACACCGCCATCCTCATGGTCGAGCAGAACGCGAAGAAGGGACTGGGCATCTCCGACCGCGGCTACGTGCTCGACCAGGGCACCGTCCGGTTCGAGGACGCAGCCGATGACCTGCTCGACAACGAGGAGGTCTCGAAGCTGTACCTCGGCGCGTAG